From Stenotrophomonas nitritireducens, the proteins below share one genomic window:
- a CDS encoding DUF2127 domain-containing protein, which produces MTDNKPYNPDPHAHPGLAAIALLEAGKAVLAFLAAAGLEISGPAPLRNIINALIHRVGGDPENGAFSSLLGMITPDTVHLGAAVLVGYGLLRALEAWGLWRAKAWASWLGCISAALYLPLDFYAIVKHPGWASWLLLAVNLLVVWVLARDLGKRHKR; this is translated from the coding sequence TTGACTGACAACAAGCCCTACAACCCGGATCCGCATGCGCATCCGGGATTGGCAGCCATCGCGCTGCTCGAAGCGGGAAAGGCCGTACTGGCCTTTCTCGCTGCGGCTGGCCTGGAGATTTCCGGGCCAGCTCCGCTTCGCAACATCATCAACGCCCTGATCCACCGTGTAGGTGGTGACCCCGAGAACGGCGCGTTCTCGTCGCTGCTGGGCATGATCACCCCCGACACTGTTCACCTGGGCGCGGCCGTACTGGTCGGCTACGGGCTGCTGCGTGCGCTCGAGGCCTGGGGCCTGTGGCGTGCCAAGGCATGGGCCTCCTGGCTGGGCTGCATCTCGGCCGCGTTGTACCTGCCACTGGACTTCTACGCCATCGTCAAGCACCCCGGCTGGGCCTCCTGGCTGCTGCTGGCGGTCAACCTGTTGGTCGTCTGGGTACTGGCCCGCGACCTGGGCAAGCGCCACAAGCGCTAA
- the typA gene encoding translational GTPase TypA has translation MSIENLRNIAIVAHVDHGKTTLVDQLLKQSGTLSERTVLAERVMDSNDQEKERGITILAKNTAITWNGNRINIVDTPGHADFGGEVERVLSMVDSVLILVDAMDGPMPQTRFVTQKAFAMGFKPIVVVNKVDRPSARPDWVIDQVFDLFDKLGATNEQLDFPIVYASGLNGYAGLEDTVRDGDMTPLYEAIMKHVPAPEVDPEGPFQMRISQLDYNNFVGVIGIGRIQRGKLKKNMQVTVIDREGKKRNGKVLQVLGFMGLERVEVDEAEAGDIVAISGIQELTISDTICHPDAPEALPALTVDEPTISMTFQVNNSPFAGNKDLSGGKFLTSRQLKERLDRETVHNVALKVEQLEDADKFLVSGRGELHLSVLIETMRREGYELAVSRPEVIIKEIDGQMMEPIEQLVVDIEEQHQGGVMEKLGIRKGLLKNMESDGKGRVRLDYMIPARGLIGFQNEFKTLTQGSGLLFHVFDHYGPKEQGAIAKRQNGVMIANAPGATPAYALGPLEERGKLFAAEGDNVYEGQLIGIHSKDNDLTVNAIKTKPLTNMRASGKDDAIKLTPAIKYSLEQALDFIEDDELVEVTPKEIRLRKKALTESDRKKASRGG, from the coding sequence ATGTCCATCGAAAATCTTCGCAACATCGCCATCGTCGCCCACGTCGACCATGGCAAAACCACCCTCGTCGACCAGCTGCTCAAGCAGTCCGGCACCCTGTCCGAGCGCACGGTGCTTGCCGAGCGCGTCATGGACAGCAACGACCAGGAAAAAGAGCGCGGCATCACCATTCTGGCCAAGAACACGGCCATTACCTGGAATGGCAACCGCATCAACATCGTCGACACCCCCGGACACGCCGACTTCGGCGGCGAAGTGGAGCGCGTGCTGTCGATGGTTGACTCAGTGCTGATCCTGGTTGATGCCATGGACGGCCCGATGCCGCAGACCCGCTTCGTCACCCAGAAGGCCTTCGCGATGGGCTTCAAGCCGATCGTCGTGGTCAACAAGGTTGACCGTCCGAGCGCGCGCCCGGATTGGGTGATCGACCAGGTGTTCGACCTGTTCGACAAGCTCGGCGCCACCAACGAGCAGCTGGACTTCCCGATCGTCTACGCCTCGGGCCTGAATGGCTACGCCGGCCTGGAAGACACCGTCCGTGACGGCGACATGACCCCGCTGTACGAAGCGATCATGAAGCACGTGCCGGCACCGGAAGTGGACCCGGAAGGTCCGTTCCAGATGCGCATCAGCCAGCTGGACTACAACAACTTCGTGGGCGTGATCGGCATCGGCCGCATCCAGCGCGGCAAGTTGAAGAAGAACATGCAGGTCACCGTGATCGACCGTGAAGGCAAGAAGCGCAACGGCAAGGTGCTGCAGGTGCTCGGCTTCATGGGCCTGGAGCGCGTGGAAGTGGACGAAGCCGAAGCCGGCGACATCGTCGCCATCTCCGGCATCCAGGAACTGACCATCTCCGACACCATCTGCCACCCGGATGCACCGGAAGCCCTGCCGGCCCTGACCGTCGACGAGCCGACCATCTCGATGACCTTCCAGGTCAACAACTCGCCGTTCGCAGGCAACAAGGACCTGTCCGGCGGCAAGTTCCTGACCAGCCGCCAGCTGAAGGAACGCCTGGACCGCGAGACCGTGCACAACGTGGCACTGAAGGTCGAGCAGTTGGAAGACGCCGACAAGTTCCTGGTCTCCGGCCGTGGCGAGCTGCACCTGTCGGTGCTGATCGAAACCATGCGTCGTGAAGGCTACGAGCTGGCCGTATCGCGCCCGGAAGTGATCATCAAGGAAATCGATGGTCAGATGATGGAGCCAATCGAGCAGTTGGTCGTCGACATCGAAGAGCAGCACCAGGGCGGCGTGATGGAAAAGCTGGGCATCCGCAAGGGTCTGCTGAAGAACATGGAATCCGATGGCAAGGGCCGCGTGCGCCTTGACTACATGATTCCGGCGCGTGGCCTGATCGGCTTCCAGAACGAGTTCAAGACCCTGACCCAGGGTTCTGGCCTGCTGTTCCACGTGTTCGACCATTACGGCCCGAAGGAACAGGGCGCCATCGCCAAGCGCCAGAACGGCGTGATGATCGCCAATGCTCCGGGTGCCACCCCGGCCTATGCACTGGGCCCGTTGGAAGAGCGCGGCAAGCTGTTCGCTGCCGAAGGCGACAACGTGTACGAAGGCCAGCTGATCGGTATCCACTCCAAGGACAACGATCTGACCGTCAACGCCATCAAGACCAAGCCGCTGACCAACATGCGCGCTTCGGGCAAGGATGACGCGATCAAGCTGACCCCGGCCATCAAGTACTCGCTGGAGCAGGCACTGGACTTCATCGAGGACGACGAGCTGGTTGAAGTCACCCCGAAGGAAATCCGCCTGCGCAAGAAGGCGCTGACCGAAAGCGATCGCAAGAAGGCATCGCGCGGCGGCTGA
- a CDS encoding peptidylprolyl isomerase, whose translation MSLIANFDTSRGPIKVELYADKAPLTVANFVNLVKHGFYDGLAFHRVIADFMVQGGCPEGSGRGGPGYRFEDETKNGVRHERGVLSMANAGPNTNGSQFFITHIKTDWLDGKHTVFGKVLEGLDVVDAIQQGDAINKITLEGDTDAVLAAKADRVAEWNKILAA comes from the coding sequence ATGTCCCTGATCGCCAATTTCGACACTTCCCGCGGCCCGATCAAGGTCGAGCTGTATGCCGACAAGGCACCGCTGACCGTGGCCAACTTCGTCAACCTGGTCAAGCATGGCTTCTATGACGGCCTGGCGTTCCACCGCGTGATCGCCGACTTCATGGTCCAGGGCGGCTGCCCGGAAGGCTCCGGCCGTGGTGGCCCGGGCTACCGTTTTGAAGATGAAACCAAGAATGGCGTGCGCCACGAGCGCGGCGTGCTGTCCATGGCCAATGCCGGCCCGAACACCAACGGCAGCCAGTTCTTCATCACCCACATCAAGACCGATTGGCTCGATGGCAAGCACACCGTGTTTGGCAAGGTGCTCGAAGGCCTGGACGTGGTTGATGCCATCCAGCAGGGCGATGCGATCAACAAGATCACCCTGGAAGGCGATACCGACGCCGTGCTGGCCGCCAAGGCCGACCGCGTCGCCGAGTGGAACAAGATCCTCGCCGCCTGA
- a CDS encoding malate dehydrogenase has translation MKAPVRVAVTGAAGNIGYALLFRIASGEMLGKDQPVILQLLEIDNEKAQAALQGVVMELEDCAFPLLAGVVTTADPLVAFKDVDVALLVGARPRGPGMERKDLLLENAKIFTVQGKALNAVAKRDVKVLVVGNPANTNAYIAMKSAPDLNPKNFTAMLRLDHNRALSQLAAKTGKTVESFEHFTVWGNHSPTMYPDYRFATTGGAKVGDLINDQEWNANTFIPTVGKRGAAIIAARGLSSAASAANAAIDHVHDWVLGSNGKWVTMGVPSDGSYGIPEGVVFGFPVTTENGQYTIVKDLPIDDFSKKYIDITLGELEEERAGVADLL, from the coding sequence ATGAAAGCACCCGTTCGTGTTGCCGTAACCGGCGCTGCCGGCAATATCGGTTATGCACTGCTGTTCCGCATTGCTTCCGGTGAAATGCTGGGCAAGGACCAGCCGGTCATCCTGCAGCTGCTCGAAATCGACAACGAAAAGGCCCAGGCCGCCCTGCAGGGTGTGGTCATGGAACTGGAAGACTGCGCCTTCCCGCTGCTGGCCGGCGTGGTGACCACCGCTGACCCGCTGGTGGCCTTCAAGGACGTCGACGTGGCCCTGCTGGTTGGCGCGCGTCCGCGCGGCCCGGGCATGGAGCGCAAGGACCTGCTGCTGGAAAACGCCAAGATCTTCACCGTGCAGGGCAAGGCCCTGAACGCCGTCGCCAAGCGTGACGTGAAGGTGCTGGTGGTCGGCAACCCGGCCAACACCAATGCCTACATCGCGATGAAGTCGGCGCCGGACCTGAACCCGAAGAACTTCACCGCCATGCTGCGCCTGGACCACAACCGCGCCCTGAGCCAGCTGGCTGCCAAGACCGGCAAGACGGTCGAGAGCTTCGAGCACTTCACCGTGTGGGGCAACCACAGCCCAACCATGTACCCGGACTACCGCTTCGCCACCACCGGCGGCGCCAAGGTCGGCGACCTGATCAACGATCAGGAATGGAATGCCAACACCTTCATCCCGACCGTCGGCAAGCGTGGTGCGGCCATCATCGCCGCCCGTGGCCTGTCCTCGGCCGCGTCGGCTGCCAATGCCGCCATCGACCACGTGCATGACTGGGTGCTGGGCAGCAACGGCAAGTGGGTGACCATGGGCGTGCCGTCCGACGGTTCCTACGGCATTCCGGAAGGCGTTGTGTTCGGCTTCCCGGTCACCACCGAGAATGGCCAGTACACCATCGTCAAGGATCTGCCGATCGACGACTTCTCCAAGAAGTACATCGACATCACCCTGGGCGAGCTGGAAGAAGAGCGCGCTGGCGTGGCCGACCTGCTGTAA
- a CDS encoding RluA family pseudouridine synthase: MTDKIALHYIDEALLVAEKPAGLLSVPGRLAENQDCVVSRLQLDHPDALTVHRLDQVTSGLMLYARGKPMQIALSKQFEQRQVSKRYEALVQGLIEGESGQIDLPLICDWPNRPKQMVSFELGKPSLTRWRVLARDVLAQTTRLELEPVTGRSHQLRLHLASIGHPIVGDVMYDAQPAARVCLHARRLEFVHPLSGEALAFVSECPF, encoded by the coding sequence ATGACTGACAAGATCGCGCTGCATTACATAGACGAGGCATTGCTGGTGGCGGAAAAGCCGGCCGGTCTGTTGTCCGTGCCCGGGCGGCTGGCGGAAAACCAGGACTGCGTTGTCTCGCGTCTGCAGCTGGACCATCCGGACGCATTGACCGTGCATCGGCTGGACCAGGTGACCTCAGGCTTGATGCTGTACGCGCGTGGCAAGCCGATGCAGATCGCCTTGTCCAAGCAGTTTGAACAGCGCCAGGTCAGCAAGCGCTATGAAGCGCTGGTGCAAGGCCTGATCGAGGGCGAATCCGGGCAGATCGATCTGCCACTGATCTGCGACTGGCCGAACCGGCCCAAGCAGATGGTGAGCTTTGAATTGGGCAAGCCTTCGTTGACACGTTGGCGGGTGCTGGCGCGCGACGTGTTGGCGCAGACCACGCGGCTTGAGCTGGAGCCGGTGACCGGGCGCAGTCATCAACTGCGCTTGCACCTGGCCAGCATCGGGCATCCGATCGTGGGCGACGTGATGTACGACGCGCAGCCTGCGGCGCGGGTATGCCTGCATGCGCGACGTTTGGAGTTTGTGCATCCGCTGAGTGGGGAGGCGTTGGCGTTTGTTTCGGAGTGTCCTTTCTGA
- the prpE gene encoding propionate--CoA ligase, producing MSEEVVQYDQVYRRSIEEPEAFWAEEAKAIHWHRPPQQILDYSNPPFRRWFVGGETNLCYNAVDRHLAERGDQLALVAISTETNVTRELTYRDLYREVNAFAAVLLKLDVGRGDRVVIYMPNMAEAVFAMLACARIGAVHSVVFGGFAAHNLALRIDDAAPKLLIAADAGMRGGKIIPYKAMVDAACAEARTPPPKVLIVSRGLDAAEPRIAGRDEDYAALRAQAGDVEVPVQWLESNEPSYLLYTSGTTGKPKGVQRDVGGYAVAMAQSMRTVFDCGPGQVMFSTSDVGWAVGHSYNVYGPLIGGCTSLLYEGLPINPDAGIWWALCEQYGVRTMFSSPTAIRVLKKHDVDFINRHDLSELKYLFLAGEPLDEPTAQWISGALRKPVIDNYWQTETGWPALTLLPGLEMKPVKFGSPGFPNLGYKMKVIDEQSGAEVAPGQKGVLVIQPPLPPGCMSTVWNDDERFLKSYFSHFKELLYSSLDWAIRDEEGYTFILGRTDDVINVAGHRLGTREIEEAISAHPRVAEAAVIGVHDELKGQVPLVFVTLKQTRPDDDPGQLAAEMVQQVIGSLGAVARPAHVHIVNALPKTRSGKLLRRSLQALAEQRDPGDLSTLDDPGALEEIRRALGK from the coding sequence GTGTCGGAGGAAGTCGTGCAGTACGATCAGGTCTACCGCCGTTCCATTGAAGAGCCCGAGGCGTTCTGGGCCGAAGAAGCCAAGGCCATCCATTGGCACCGCCCGCCGCAGCAGATCCTGGACTACAGCAATCCACCATTCCGCCGCTGGTTCGTGGGTGGTGAAACCAACCTCTGCTACAACGCAGTGGACCGGCATCTTGCCGAACGCGGCGACCAGCTTGCGCTGGTTGCCATCTCCACCGAAACCAATGTCACCCGCGAACTGACCTATCGCGATCTGTATCGCGAAGTGAATGCCTTCGCCGCGGTGCTGCTCAAGCTCGACGTTGGCCGCGGTGATCGCGTTGTCATCTACATGCCGAACATGGCCGAAGCGGTATTCGCGATGCTGGCCTGCGCGCGTATCGGTGCAGTGCACTCGGTGGTGTTCGGCGGTTTTGCCGCGCACAACCTGGCACTGCGCATCGACGATGCCGCGCCGAAGCTGCTGATTGCCGCCGATGCCGGCATGCGCGGGGGCAAGATCATTCCGTACAAGGCGATGGTGGATGCGGCCTGTGCAGAAGCGCGCACGCCGCCGCCGAAAGTACTTATCGTTTCGCGCGGGCTGGATGCGGCCGAGCCGCGTATCGCCGGCCGCGACGAAGACTATGCCGCGCTGCGCGCACAGGCCGGTGATGTCGAGGTGCCGGTGCAATGGCTGGAGTCCAACGAGCCGAGCTATCTGCTGTATACCTCCGGCACCACCGGCAAGCCCAAGGGTGTGCAGCGTGATGTCGGCGGTTATGCGGTGGCGATGGCGCAGTCGATGCGTACCGTGTTTGATTGCGGGCCGGGCCAGGTGATGTTTTCCACCTCCGATGTCGGCTGGGCAGTGGGCCATTCCTACAATGTCTATGGCCCGCTGATCGGCGGCTGCACGTCCTTGTTGTACGAAGGCCTGCCGATCAATCCGGATGCGGGCATCTGGTGGGCGCTGTGCGAGCAGTACGGCGTGCGCACGATGTTTTCCTCGCCAACTGCCATCCGCGTGCTGAAAAAACATGATGTGGACTTCATCAACCGGCATGACCTGTCGGAGCTGAAATACCTGTTCCTGGCCGGCGAGCCGCTGGATGAGCCCACCGCGCAGTGGATCAGCGGCGCCTTGCGCAAGCCGGTGATCGACAACTACTGGCAGACCGAGACCGGCTGGCCGGCCTTGACCTTGTTGCCGGGGCTGGAGATGAAGCCGGTGAAGTTTGGCTCGCCGGGTTTCCCCAATCTTGGCTACAAGATGAAGGTGATCGACGAGCAGAGTGGCGCCGAAGTCGCGCCCGGGCAGAAGGGCGTGCTGGTGATCCAGCCGCCGTTGCCGCCGGGCTGCATGAGCACGGTGTGGAACGACGACGAGCGCTTCCTCAAAAGCTATTTCAGCCACTTCAAGGAACTGCTGTACAGCTCGCTTGACTGGGCCATCCGCGACGAGGAGGGCTATACCTTCATCCTCGGCCGCACCGATGACGTGATCAACGTGGCCGGGCACCGGCTGGGCACGCGTGAGATCGAGGAGGCCATCTCTGCCCATCCGCGCGTGGCCGAGGCCGCGGTGATCGGCGTGCATGACGAGCTGAAGGGGCAGGTGCCGCTGGTGTTCGTCACCTTGAAGCAGACCCGGCCGGATGACGATCCCGGTCAGCTGGCGGCGGAAATGGTGCAGCAGGTCATCGGTTCGTTGGGTGCGGTGGCGCGCCCGGCCCATGTCCATATCGTCAATGCACTTCCCAAGACCCGTTCGGGTAAGCTGCTGAGGCGTTCACTGCAGGCATTGGCCGAACAGCGCGACCCCGGTGATCTGTCGACACTCGACGACCCGGGCGCACTGGAAGAAATCCGTCGCGCGCTGGGGAAATAG
- a CDS encoding suppressor of fused domain protein codes for MAQQDSGQISTAGWDAINAAMAALYPGQTPRHFGTVLSHTLGGNDPLDGVSVYWSDAPRPHWHYVSYGFSELYDKQSEDPQESGFGFELTFRLAAAPGENQHGEPPVWPMNLLQNLARYVFSSGNVFEAGHHLDANGPIALDTDTQLRHLAFVADPQLPAIDTANGRLNFLQLVGLSDDEMAAIKRWSTLGVLTVMAPAMPLWITELGRDSLLRDPALAAQLEAGSQREGSSTGMLLVETLDWRVDGGITTLVLGAGQVDSVLELLPLRLHHDRPLVVLGQQRQWRFEPGLMDDVQSDGDSARCVLSDSSLRAMLDSVRAERGVYPLPGGKLQVEVRPTLLRDGQGSVIREIG; via the coding sequence ATGGCGCAGCAAGACAGCGGTCAGATCAGCACCGCAGGCTGGGATGCGATCAACGCGGCCATGGCGGCGCTGTATCCGGGGCAGACGCCCCGGCATTTCGGCACCGTGCTGTCGCATACCCTGGGTGGCAACGATCCCCTTGATGGCGTCAGCGTGTACTGGAGCGATGCACCCCGTCCGCACTGGCATTACGTCAGCTACGGCTTTTCCGAGCTGTACGACAAGCAGAGCGAGGATCCGCAGGAGAGCGGCTTCGGTTTTGAATTGACCTTCCGGCTGGCCGCTGCGCCTGGTGAAAACCAGCACGGCGAGCCGCCGGTCTGGCCGATGAACCTGCTGCAGAATCTTGCGCGCTATGTGTTCAGCAGCGGCAACGTGTTCGAAGCAGGGCATCATCTCGATGCCAATGGCCCGATCGCGCTGGATACCGACACCCAGCTGCGGCATCTGGCATTCGTCGCCGATCCGCAGCTGCCGGCAATCGACACCGCCAACGGGCGTCTGAATTTCCTGCAGCTGGTGGGGCTGAGTGATGACGAGATGGCGGCGATCAAGCGCTGGTCCACGCTCGGTGTGTTGACGGTGATGGCACCGGCAATGCCGTTGTGGATCACCGAGCTGGGCCGCGATTCACTGCTGCGTGATCCGGCGCTGGCTGCGCAGCTTGAGGCGGGCAGTCAGCGGGAAGGCTCCAGCACCGGCATGTTGCTGGTGGAAACCTTGGACTGGCGCGTTGATGGCGGCATCACCACGCTGGTGCTGGGCGCCGGTCAGGTGGACAGCGTGCTGGAGCTGTTGCCACTGCGCCTGCATCACGACCGACCGTTGGTGGTGCTTGGCCAGCAGCGCCAGTGGCGGTTCGAGCCCGGGCTGATGGACGACGTGCAGAGTGATGGCGACAGTGCACGCTGCGTGCTGTCGGACAGCAGCCTGCGGGCGATGTTGGACAGCGTGCGTGCCGAACGCGGCGTCTATCCATTGCCCGGTGGCAAGTTGCAGGTCGAAGTGCGGCCGACGCTGCTGCGCGATGGACAGGGCAGTGTCATCCGCGAAATAGGCTGA
- a CDS encoding sensor histidine kinase — translation MIRLTLSQRLSLVFCALLLICCGALAWMQMRSSRMHEQETVQRLSRGLAEHIARSGELMDARGIRDGEVRALFGKLMSVNPSVEVYLLDDAGRILGHDAPEGHLKRDRVDLAPVRALLAGEPLPIFGDDPRSSSGRKVFNAAPLCVQGRQVGYIYVVLVGEQREALAADIAANATLRTTLWSLAIVAVFGLLAAVIAFRWVTRPLRQLTRRIQSFDVDSGDPRPPLPPAPLRAGERDELSILQHSFAHLGQRISEQWQQLRQQDLQRRELVANLSHDLRTPLSSLHGYLETLALKDASLSADERQRYLAIALSQSHKVGRLAQALFELARLEHGGVVLELQAFSLPDLVQDVLQKFELAAQSRQQHLDAEIPAGLPPVEADLGLIERVLTNLLDNAIRHTPAGGRIRVSLRALDDEVMVRVADTGPGIPVERRDQLFNTPPALGSQRPDSGGLGLLIVHRILQLHHCQIRLLESDEGAVFEFSLPLVRQRA, via the coding sequence ATGATCCGGCTCACCCTCTCACAGCGCCTGTCGCTGGTGTTCTGCGCATTGCTGCTGATCTGCTGCGGCGCGCTGGCGTGGATGCAGATGCGCAGCAGCCGCATGCACGAGCAGGAAACCGTGCAGCGCCTGTCACGCGGGCTGGCCGAACATATCGCGCGCAGCGGTGAACTTATGGATGCGCGTGGCATCCGTGATGGCGAGGTACGCGCGCTGTTCGGCAAGCTGATGTCGGTCAACCCCAGCGTCGAGGTCTATCTGCTCGACGATGCCGGCCGCATCCTCGGCCACGACGCGCCGGAAGGTCACCTCAAGCGTGACCGCGTCGACCTGGCGCCGGTGCGCGCCCTGCTGGCCGGCGAGCCGCTGCCGATCTTCGGTGACGACCCACGCAGCAGCAGCGGTCGCAAGGTATTCAACGCAGCGCCGCTGTGCGTGCAGGGCCGCCAGGTCGGCTACATCTACGTGGTGCTGGTGGGTGAGCAACGCGAGGCGTTGGCCGCCGATATCGCCGCCAATGCCACGCTGCGCACCACGCTGTGGTCGCTGGCGATCGTGGCCGTGTTCGGCTTGCTGGCGGCGGTGATCGCGTTCCGCTGGGTGACGCGGCCACTGCGCCAGCTGACCCGTCGCATCCAGTCCTTCGACGTGGACAGCGGCGACCCGCGTCCGCCGCTGCCACCGGCGCCGCTGCGTGCCGGTGAGCGCGATGAACTGAGCATCCTGCAGCACAGCTTCGCGCACCTGGGCCAGCGCATCAGCGAACAATGGCAGCAGCTGCGGCAGCAGGATCTGCAACGCCGCGAGCTGGTCGCCAACCTGTCGCATGACCTGCGCACGCCGCTGTCCTCGCTGCACGGCTATCTGGAAACACTGGCGCTGAAGGATGCCAGCCTCAGCGCCGACGAACGCCAGCGCTATCTCGCCATCGCCCTGTCGCAGAGCCACAAGGTTGGCCGGCTTGCACAGGCCTTGTTCGAACTGGCGCGGCTGGAGCATGGCGGCGTGGTGCTGGAACTGCAGGCATTCTCGCTGCCGGACCTGGTGCAGGACGTGCTGCAGAAATTCGAACTGGCCGCGCAGTCGCGGCAGCAACATCTGGACGCGGAGATTCCCGCAGGGCTGCCGCCGGTGGAGGCCGACCTTGGACTGATCGAGCGGGTGCTGACCAACCTGCTGGACAACGCGATCCGCCACACCCCGGCAGGTGGCCGCATCCGCGTGTCGCTGCGGGCGCTGGATGACGAGGTGATGGTCCGCGTTGCCGATACCGGCCCTGGCATTCCAGTGGAACGGCGCGACCAGCTGTTCAACACGCCGCCCGCACTGGGCAGCCAACGCCCTGACAGCGGCGGCCTCGGGTTGTTGATCGTGCACCGCATCCTGCAGCTGCACCACTGCCAGATCCGCCTGCTGGAAAGCGACGAAGGTGCGGTGTTCGAGTTCTCATTGCCGCTGGTACGGCAGCGCGCGTAG
- a CDS encoding response regulator transcription factor, with protein sequence MSSTKRILIVEDDVHIANLLRMHLRDEGYEVSHAASGDEGVRLLEAGHWDALVLDLMLPGVDGLEICRRARAMTRYTPIIITSARASELHRILGLELGADDYLAKPFSMLELVARVKALLRRVEAMAQNARIDAGTIDVAGLRIDPVARTAQVDARPLELTPREFDLLYFFARHPDQVYSRMQLLDQVWGHQHDGYEHTVNTHINRLRNKIEQDPAAPTRILTVWGRGYKLATDGGSPA encoded by the coding sequence ATGAGCAGCACAAAACGCATCCTGATCGTCGAAGACGATGTGCATATCGCCAACCTGCTGCGCATGCACCTGCGGGATGAAGGCTACGAGGTCAGCCATGCCGCCAGCGGCGACGAAGGCGTGCGCCTGCTCGAAGCCGGGCACTGGGATGCGTTGGTGCTGGACCTGATGCTGCCCGGCGTGGATGGGCTGGAAATCTGCCGGCGCGCACGCGCGATGACCCGCTATACGCCAATCATCATCACCAGCGCGCGTGCCAGTGAGCTGCACCGCATCCTGGGCCTGGAACTGGGCGCCGACGACTACCTGGCCAAGCCGTTCTCGATGCTGGAACTGGTGGCGCGGGTAAAAGCGCTGCTGCGGCGCGTGGAGGCGATGGCGCAGAACGCGCGCATCGATGCCGGCACGATAGACGTGGCCGGCCTGCGCATCGATCCGGTCGCGCGCACCGCGCAGGTTGATGCACGTCCGCTCGAACTCACCCCGCGCGAATTCGACCTGCTGTACTTCTTCGCCCGCCACCCCGACCAGGTGTATTCGCGCATGCAGCTGCTGGATCAGGTCTGGGGCCATCAACACGATGGCTACGAACACACCGTCAACACCCACATCAACCGCCTGCGCAACAAGATCGAGCAGGATCCGGCAGCGCCCACACGCATCCTTACCGTGTGGGGCCGCGGCTACAAGCTGGCCACCGATGGCGGGAGCCCGGCATGA
- the msrB gene encoding peptide-methionine (R)-S-oxide reductase MsrB, whose product MSLTRRRLLGIGGMAAAAGVLGLTACNGPAPAAPARSPVFEVMRSDAQWRQQLSPAQYAVLRQQGTERAFSSPLNAEHRRGTFHCAGCALPLFSSATKFDSGTGWPSFWAPLHDAVGEDRDSSLGMVRVAVHCRRCGGHLGHVFEDGPRPTGLRYCMNGVALQFVAA is encoded by the coding sequence ATGAGCCTCACCCGTCGCAGGTTGCTTGGCATTGGTGGCATGGCTGCCGCAGCCGGAGTGCTGGGCCTGACTGCCTGCAATGGCCCGGCCCCGGCCGCACCGGCACGTTCGCCGGTGTTCGAAGTGATGCGCAGCGACGCACAGTGGCGGCAGCAGCTCAGCCCGGCGCAGTACGCGGTGCTGCGCCAGCAGGGCACCGAGCGGGCCTTCAGCAGCCCGCTCAATGCCGAACACCGGCGCGGCACCTTCCACTGTGCAGGCTGCGCGCTGCCGCTGTTCTCCTCGGCGACCAAGTTCGACAGCGGTACCGGCTGGCCCAGCTTCTGGGCGCCGCTGCACGACGCAGTGGGCGAGGACCGCGACAGCAGCCTGGGAATGGTGCGGGTGGCGGTGCACTGCCGGCGCTGTGGTGGCCATCTGGGCCATGTATTCGAAGACGGCCCACGCCCGACCGGACTGCGTTACTGCATGAACGGCGTCGCCCTGCAGTTCGTCGCGGCCTGA